The following proteins are co-located in the Arctopsyche grandis isolate Sample6627 chromosome 3, ASM5162203v2, whole genome shotgun sequence genome:
- the LOC143909371 gene encoding histone H4, protein MTGRGKGGKGLGKGGAKRHRKVLRDNIQGITKPAIRRLARRGGVKRISGLIYEETRGVLKVFLENVIRDAVTYTEHAKRKTVTAMDVVYALKRQGRTLYGFGG, encoded by the coding sequence ATGACTGGTCGTGGAAAGGGAGGAAAGGGGTTGGGAAAAGGGGGCGCTAAGCGTCACAGGAAGGTGTTGCGAGACAACATCCAGGGCATCACCAAACCTGCCATCAGACGTCTCGCTCGTCGTGGAGGAGTCAAGCGTATCTCGGGTCTGATCTACGAGGAGACCAGAGGCGTCCTCAAGGTGTTCCTGGAAAACGTGATCAGGGATGCCGTCACCTACACCGAGCACGCCAAGCGCAAGACCGTCACTGCCATGGACGTGGTCTACGCTCTCAAGAGACAAGGACGCACCCTCTACGGATTCGGCGGttaa